CGTTTTGAAGAATGGCAGCGTAATCAATGGAGTCTGGGCGTTGTCATGTTTGATATCGACCATTTTAAGAAATTCAATGATCAATATGGTCATAAAATGGGCGACAATGTTTTATGTAAAGTAAGTGAAACCTTTCAGCGAAATGCGCGCGCTTATGATGTGATCGGGCGCTGGGGCGGCGAAGAGTTTCTCGCCATTGTTCCCAATATCAATTCAAAAGCGCTTATGAGTTGGGCGGACCGTTTTCGTCTGCTCATTGAAAAAACAAGTTTACGATCTGAAGACAAACTTCTTGCGGTTACGGTCTCTGCTGGCGCTACGATTGCCCGTGAAGCCGATACCATTGAGACTCTGACCAAACGCGCGGATGAGTTGCTGTATCAATCAAAAGAGAATGGCCGGAATCGAGTGACGATTGATTAACGGGTCGAGAGCGCAACGCCTGTCTGCTTGACTGGGATGCGCCGCATCATAGAATAACGAACAGACCGAAAGGCGTCCGCCGCAGGTGGATGAAAAGGGAAGCCGGTGTGAAACCGGCGCGGTCCCGCCGCTGTAACCAGGAACGAAACCTCAACCGCCATTGTTCCAGACTGGAATGAGAAGGCGAGGGAGTAGGAGCAAGCCAGACGCGCCTGGGAGCCAGAAGACCTGCCTTTCACATTTCGCCAAACCGTTTCGCCGACCGGGGAGAAGGCGCCGTTTTCTCGATTTTCCTCTTTTCGATCTATGCGAACATTTGGCCCACATGAGGTGAGGTTGTGCGGACAGACGCAATCCACAAACAGGGCTTTACCCTGATTGAGTTACTCGTTGTCGTCGCAATGATCGGTATCCTTTCTGCGATTGCCATCAACAATTACCACTTGGCGTTAGAAAAAACCGACGCTGCAGGCGCCCAACACAATCTGCGAATTCTCAGCACGGCGCTGCAATCTTACCGCATCGACCATAACGCCTATCCGCTCGCGGACGGGCTTGCCGACTCCGTCCCCCGGCCCGACCAGACCGCATGGGGCTGCGGGCCTGCCGCCAATGGCTATTGGAGCGGCGTTCCATTGGCGCTGGTTGACCAAGGTTATTGCCAGGAACCCAATTTATATGACCCTGCGCTGAAACGAAAATATAATGAGTCTATTGAAGCGTATTCCACTTGCGAGCCGTCTACCTTTTCCGGTCATCAAGTTCCGCGCTGGCGGTTTATGCGTTTTGCTTACAACTACGCGGCGCTCGACGCGGGCGCTGCGGGCGGAGGCGAACAGAATGTGGAAGAGTCTAAAGACGGCGGCGTCTGGTTGGTGCGCAGCCTTCATATTGATGTGGGGGATTTCGACCTCGAACGCGCGGTCCCGTTCCCGCATCGCGTTGTCCCGGAGGATGAACCCAACAGCGTTTGGAACGGAGAGTTTGAACTTACGCTTGGCGGAGACATCCACCTTCGCGCTGTGCAGCGCTTACGCTAGCCATCGCGTTTTGAATTGCCGATAATAGCGTATTCTTGTTATAAGGCGGTTCAACATGGCGCACCATCACCATCATCATGGCGAACATGACCACGGACATTCTCACTCGCATTCACATGACGCCGGGCATATCGAAACAGCCGCTCGCGCTTATTGGCAACGCATCGCGCCCGCGCCGCGCGCATTGGGCGGCTTGGATGAATTGGCTGTGCGCTTATGTATGGCGCAGGGAGCGCATCATCCGAGTGCGGCGCCCCGGCAGGGTTTATATTTTTCTGCGGACGAAACACAGATTGCGCTAAGCGTTGTTTGCGATCAATTGAGCAATAACTTAAGTGCGCCGTTTGAGTCCGTCCCGCTTCGTGCAATCGAAAGCGTTGATCTAAAAACGCGAATCCCGAGAGCGCGCGACATGATGAGAGCGGGTTCCATCGCCGCGGCGAACGCGATGAGAGATGGAGCCAAACTACTTCTCATTGCAATCAATCAGTACCCGGTCGAACAGGCGGCGGCGCTATTCAACTTGTTGAGCGACACCCCGTTGAATGATGCGGCGGCTTGCTTCGCTTCTGGAAAATTTAATCTGGAAAACGGTGAGATCATGCGCTCTACGCTCGAAGCGCATCAAGGCAATCCCGTTGCGGCGTTAGCGCAGATTGGCAATGCGGAACTTCTGGCGGCGGCGGGCGCTGTCTTGCAGGCCGGGTCGCATGGAACGGCGATTCTATTCGACGGGCTTCATGCTGTGCTGGCGGGCGCGGCGGCGGCGAAGATTGATGCGTCGGTAAAACACTCAATGTTTGCGGCGGCGACCGGTGCGCAAAGCAACGCTCTATGGAACCTTAATATTTCGCCCGTTTTCGCAAGCCCGGATTCTATGGAGATTGGCGTCGGCGCATTATTGGCGTTGCAGCGAATTGATCTTGCCTCAGAATTAATGAATAAAACTGGTTCATCTGGTAAGTGAGTACGTACATTGATGGATGGTCATGATATTTATTCAGAAACAGGCTCCGGTATTTCAAAAATTGACAAACCAATCAGGCATGGGTGGAACTCTGGGAGCGCCTGTGCATAAGGGCTTGAAAGCCCGCACTGAAGCAAGCAGAGTTGTACCCATGCCTGATACAGCGAAAGATCAAGAATTTACGAAAAAGCGTCAAAAAAACGCA
This Candidatus Hinthialibacter antarcticus DNA region includes the following protein-coding sequences:
- a CDS encoding prepilin-type N-terminal cleavage/methylation domain-containing protein; this translates as MRTDAIHKQGFTLIELLVVVAMIGILSAIAINNYHLALEKTDAAGAQHNLRILSTALQSYRIDHNAYPLADGLADSVPRPDQTAWGCGPAANGYWSGVPLALVDQGYCQEPNLYDPALKRKYNESIEAYSTCEPSTFSGHQVPRWRFMRFAYNYAALDAGAAGGGEQNVEESKDGGVWLVRSLHIDVGDFDLERAVPFPHRVVPEDEPNSVWNGEFELTLGGDIHLRAVQRLR
- a CDS encoding nicotinate-nucleotide--dimethylbenzimidazole phosphoribosyltransferase, with the protein product MAHHHHHHGEHDHGHSHSHSHDAGHIETAARAYWQRIAPAPRALGGLDELAVRLCMAQGAHHPSAAPRQGLYFSADETQIALSVVCDQLSNNLSAPFESVPLRAIESVDLKTRIPRARDMMRAGSIAAANAMRDGAKLLLIAINQYPVEQAAALFNLLSDTPLNDAAACFASGKFNLENGEIMRSTLEAHQGNPVAALAQIGNAELLAAAGAVLQAGSHGTAILFDGLHAVLAGAAAAKIDASVKHSMFAAATGAQSNALWNLNISPVFASPDSMEIGVGALLALQRIDLASELMNKTGSSGK